The Roseovarius sp. EL26 genome contains the following window.
GCGGGTTAGGACATGATCCCCGACAGTAAGGTCCTGAATCAATTTCTGTGCACCGCTTGCCAAGGTGATCTTGGTATCGCGGGCGAATGAAACGCAGGATAGTTCCGCATATTTTTGCATCACCAGATCGCGATCAATGCCAATGAGCGTATAGCCCAATTTTGCTGTGAGAGACGCGAGCGGCATGACAAATACTTCGGCCACATGACCTTGTGCGTTCACTTCGACCCAGATCAGGGCTTCGACGACACAACCGGTCGAACACATCAATGTCAGGCAACTGTCCATGTAGACCCGCGCGCCGGGCTCGCCCAGTTCGCTGTTGCCGCTGATCCTGAAGTTCACGTTGTCATCGGTGGAAACGATCAGCTGGCCGGGTGTGACTCCTGCACTCAGCTCGTAGGTATCATCCAGATCCAATTCATTGGCATATGAAATGTAATCTCCAGCATTCGCTCCTGAAACCACTACAAGATCCTGAGATCGGAAAACAGGAAGGGTTTGTTTTGGACTGGGGGCGATATGATTCATACAGAAGCAACATTTATGGAATGGGTATGGTACTAAGTTTCCATGTTAATATAGATTAATCTCGACGCAATTGTGACGTTGGAGTTTTTCGCATTTGTGGCAAAGAAACATGAAAATACATGGTGAGGGCGAATATGGATCTCGGAATTAGCGGAAAGCGTGCTTTGGTTTGTGCTTCAAGCAAAGGTTTGGGGCTTGGATGCGCGCGTGCGCTGGCCGAGGCGGGTGTCGATTTGGTGATGAATGCCCGCGGCGCAGAGGCATTGGAAGCTGCCGCGCAGCAAGTGCGTGATGACTTCGGCGTATCGGTGCAGACGGTTGCAGTGGATGTCACTAGCCACGAAGGGCAGGCTGAGGTGTTAAATGCTGCAAAGGGTGTTGATATTTTGGTGAACAATGCCGGTGGCCCGCCTCCGGGGATGTGGAGCGATTGGGAACGGGATGATTTCATCAAAGCACTGGATGCCAATATGTTGACGCCGATTGCCATGATCAAAGGCTTGGTTCCGGGCATGATCGATCGTGGTTGGGGCCGGGTGGTGAATATTACGTCACAATCTGTTAAGGCACCGATTGCAGTTTTGGGCTTGTCGAATTCGGCCCGCGCTGGCCTGACTGGGTATGTTGCGGGCACGGCGCGTCAGGTTGCTGGGCAAGGGGTGACGATTAACAATTTGTTACCAGGAATTCACGCCACGGATCGCGCGGTTTCATTGGACACCGGCGTTGCCAATGCACAGGGTATTAGCATGGATGCAGCAAAAACGCAGCGCTGTGCGAGCATTCCCGCAGGGCGGTATGGCACGGCGGCTGAGTTTGGCGCGACCTGTGCGTTTCTGTGCAGCCAGCATGCCGGATTTATCGTGGGACAAAACATCTTGCTTGACGGAGGTGGCGTTAACGCCACGCTTTAAAGGTGGCGGAACGGTTCTCTCTCAAAGATCATTTGTTTAATTCGCAAAGCCTGTCTGATCTAGCGGTTGAATATTCAGCTGCCTTGCCCGGATTTGATGCCGATGAATTCCTGACGCAAGCGATACCCGGGCTCGAAAGCAGGGAACTTATGGCCCGGCTTGACTGGATTGCCGATTGCATTCAGGCGCAGTTGGATGTGGATTTCCCAGCAATGGCTGACCAGCTTGAGGCGGCCCTGCCTCCACACTTAGACCCGACGTTGAGCGATGATGACTTTGG
Protein-coding sequences here:
- a CDS encoding SDR family oxidoreductase, coding for MDLGISGKRALVCASSKGLGLGCARALAEAGVDLVMNARGAEALEAAAQQVRDDFGVSVQTVAVDVTSHEGQAEVLNAAKGVDILVNNAGGPPPGMWSDWERDDFIKALDANMLTPIAMIKGLVPGMIDRGWGRVVNITSQSVKAPIAVLGLSNSARAGLTGYVAGTARQVAGQGVTINNLLPGIHATDRAVSLDTGVANAQGISMDAAKTQRCASIPAGRYGTAAEFGATCAFLCSQHAGFIVGQNILLDGGGVNATL